The region CGTCGATCGCCAGCAGCTTGGGCACCAGCAGCTTGGCGATCTCGCTGCTGTTGTCCAGCTGCATCTGGCGCATGTCGTCGGTGGAGATCTTGCCGCCGCCCTTGATCTTCGAGGCGATCAGGTCGGCGATGCGCTGGCTGCGGGTGCCGTAACCCCAGTCCGTGGTGAGCGTGTAGGGGTACTTGGCCTTGTCGACGACGGCCTGGTTGGCGGTCACGATGTAGCCGCGCTCGGGGTTGAACTCGAAGGGCAGTTCGGCCTGCTTGAGGTAGCCCCTCCAGCGGTACTTGGAGTCCCAGCCGGGGACCGGGAGCGAGCCGTCGTCGCCCGCCGCGCGCGTGGGGATGCGGCCCGGCATCTGGTAGCCGATGTTGCCCGCGGTGTCGGCGTAGACGAGGTTCTGCGAGGGCACGTCGAAGGAGGCCGCGCCCGCGCGGAACTCGGTCCAGTTCGACGCCTTGTCGATCAGGAAGACGGCGTCCATGGAGTTGCCGGGGTCCAGCGCGGTCCAGCGCAGCGCGATGCCGTAGCCGTCGCCCCGGTCGGGGGCCGCGGTGTCGACCGTGGCCTTTTTGCCGACCTGGACGAGCTCGTCGTCGCGGTCGGACAGCAGAGGCCCGTTCTCGGTCTCCCGGACGACGATCTCCTTGGACGAGCCGCCGGCGACCTTGATGGTCTCCTCGCGCGTGGTGAAGGGCTTCGTCTTGCCGTCGTACAGGTAACCGTCGCCGGAGAGCTTCTCCAGGTAGAGATCGGTGACGTCGGCGCCCGAGTTCGTCATGCCCCAGGCGATGTCGCCGTTGTGCCCGATGATCACACCGGGCATGCCCGCGAAGGTGTAACCGGAGACGTCGAACTGGCACTTGGCGGAGACGCTGCGGCAGTGCAGGCCCATCTGGTACCAGACGGACGGCAGCGCGGGCGACAGGTGCGGGTCGTTGGCCAGCAGAGGCTTTCCGGTGATGGTGTGGTCGCCCGAGACGACCCAGGAGTTGGAGCCGATGCCGTTGCCGTTCACCCCGACGGCCGTCGGGACGTCGTCCAGGACCCGGTAGAGGCCCTCCAGCTGACTCTGGAAGGCCGCGGAGTCGACGGACGACGTCCCGGACGTGCCCGAGGACCCCGACTGCGTGCTCGTGCCGCTGCCGCCCTGGACGTACGTCTGGGTCGCCGCGTCGTACGCGCCTTCCTGGACGATCGGCTTGTTCCGGCTGTACGGGTACTCCGGGTACAGGTCGGCGATCTGCTTCGGTCCGAGGCGGCTGGTCAGCAGGGCGCGGTCGATCTCGTCCTGCATGTTGCCGCGCAGGTCCCAGGCCATCGCCTTCAGCCACGCGACCGAGTCGACCGGGGTCCACTCCTGCGGCCTGTAGTCGTTCTCGAACCCGAGGGCCGCGTACTCCAGGGAGATGTCCGCGCCGTCCTTGCCCTTCAGGTAGGCGTTGACTCCCTTGGCGTACGCCTGGAGGTACTTCTTGGTGGCGGCCGACAGGGTCTTGTCGTACTCCTCCTTGGCCACCCGGTCCCAGCCCAGCGTGCGCAGGAACTCGTCGTTCTTGACCTGCCCCTTGCCGAACATCTCGGAGAGGCGGCCCGACGTCATGTGCCGGCGGACGTCCATCTCGTAGAAGCGGTCCTGCGCCTGGACGTAGCCCTGCGCCATGAACAGGTCGGCGTCGGAGGAGGCGTAGATCTGCGGGATTCCGTAGCTGTCGCGCTTGACGTCGACGGGCCCCGAGAGGCCTTCGAGGGTGATTGAGCCCTTGGTCTGCGGGAAGGAGGCCCGGACGGTACTGACGGACCAGTACGCGCCGTAGGCCACGCCTCCGATGATGGCCAGGACCAGGACAATCACGAACAGTCGGGCTTTGCGCCCCTTCTTCCTGCCGGACTTGCCGGGCTTGTGTCCGGAAGAGCTGGTGGTAGTGGGGGGCATCGCTGTCCTTGCTGTCCTAACGCGAGCGGCAGGCGGTACTGGAGTGCTGGAGCAACCATAGGCGCAGGGCCCGGCGCGACTTGACGCGGAGTCGGGTACGCGAACGGACGGGCATTCGATCATGCCTGTGGAAGTGTCAAGAAATCGTCAAGAGTTAGGTAAGGTAACGAAGTACTTGGGTACGCGGTGGCCTCACCTCGTGTCCGATGTACGTGACCCGCGCGCGTGCAGTGCGCGGGCCAGGGAAGGGAACGGCCCGCTGAACGTCCACGACCTCAACCAGCTCCTGCTCGTCTGCTCGCTCGTCCTCCTCATCGCTGTGGCAGCGGTCCGGATCTCCTCGCGCAGCGGGCTCCCCAGCCTGCTCGTGTACCTGGGGATCGGCATCGCCATGGGCCAGGACGGCATCGGCGACATCCACTTCGACAACGCCGAACTGACCCAGGTCATCGGGTACGCGGCCCTGGTCGTGATCCTGGCCGAGGGCGGCCTGGGCACGAAGTGGAAGGAGATCAAGCCGGCCCTCCCGGCCGCCTCCGCGCTGGCGCTGGCGGGCGTCGCGGTGAGCGTCGGGATCACGGCGACGGCGGCGCACTACCTGGTCGGGCTCGAGTGGCGGCAGGCGTTCATCATCGGCGCGGTGGTGTCCTCGACGGACGCGGCGGCGGTCTTCTCCGTCCTGCGGAAAATCCCCCTCCCCGCGCGCGTGACAGGCACCCTGGAGGCCGAGTCGGGCTTCAACGACGCCCCGGTGGTCATCCTGGTCGTCTCACTGTCCACGGCGGGCCCGGTCGAGCACTGGTACAAGCTGCTCGGCGTGATCGTCATGGAGCTGGCCATCGGCGCGGCCATCGGCATCGCGGTCGGCTGGCTCGGCTCCTGGGGCCTCCGACACGTGGCCCTGCCCGCCTCCGGCCTCTACCCCATCGCCGTGATGGCGATCGCGGTCACCGGCTACGCGGCCGGCGCCATGGCCCACGGCAGCGGCTTCCTCGCTGTCTACCTGGCCGCCATGGTCCTCGGCAACGCCAAGCTGCCGCACTGGCCGGCCACCCGCGGCTTCGCCGACGGACTCGGCTGGATCGCCCAGATCGGCATGTTCGTCCTGCTCGGCCTGCAGGTGACCCCGCACGAGATGGGCGACGACATCTGGCCCGCGCTCGTCATAGGACTGGCCCTGACCATGGTGGCGCGCCCGCTCAGCGTGATCGTCAGCCTGACGCCGTTCCGCGTGCCGTGGCAGGAGCAGACCCTGATGTCCTGGGCCGGGCTGCGCGGAGCCGTGCCCATCATCCTGGCGACGATCCCCATGGTGAGCGGCATCGAGGACAGCCGTCGCATCTTCAACATCGTCTTCGTCCTGGTCGTCGTCTACACCCTCGTCCAGGGCCCGACGCTCCCCTGGCTGGCCCGCCAACTGCACCTCGGCAAGGGCTCTGAGGCCGACGACCTCGGCATCGAATCAGCACCCCTGGAGCGGCTGCACGGGCATCTGCTGTCCGTCGCGATACCCGACGGCTCCAAGATGCACGGCGTCGAGGTGGGTGAGCTGAGGCTGCCACCGGGCGCCGGGGTCACCCTCGTCGTCCGAGATGAAAAATCGTTCGTTCCGCTACCGACGACCATCCTGCACCGCGGTGACGAACTCCTCGTGGTGACCACCGACCCGGTCCGCGACGCCACGGAACGCCGGCTGCGGGCCGTGGGACAGGGCGGCAAGCTGGCGCAGTGGCTGGGGACGGGCGGGAACGGAGCAGAGGCGTGACGCACCTCGCTTCTTCCTTTCACAGGCCCACGGGTCTACTTGCCCTGTACAGTGAAGGCGCACCCTGATCGAACCAACTCTGTCTGAAGCAGAGCTGGCGCGACCGTATGGCGGCCGGGACATCCTCGTACAGGGGCGTCGGCATCTACCGCAGTCCGCGCAAGAGGACAGCTCTCGGCGCCGCCCGCCATGAAAAGAGGGGCCGCGCCACCAGGCGGCAGAAAGGCATGGGCCGTGGCATCCACGGTCACCTACGGACAGTTGCTCCGCACCCCCGGCGCCTGGACGTTCCTGCTCCCCGGTTTCGCCGCGCGACAGCCGTTCGCGATGCTCACCATCTCCATCGTGCTGCTCGTCCAGCACACCACCGGCTCATATGGGACAGCCGGCGCCGTGGCCGCTGTCACCGGCGTCTCCATGGCCCTGTGCGCGCCCTACGGGGGCCGCCTGGCCGACCGCCACGGCCAGCGCACGGTCCTCGTCCCCGGCGTCGTCCTGCACACCCTGTCCGGCCTCACCCTGACGACGCTGGCGCTGACCGGCGCCCCCCTGTGGACGCTGTTCAGCGCCGCCGCCCTGACCGGCGCCACCACACCCCAGATCGGCCCCATGGTCCGCGCCCGCTGGGCGGCGAAGCTCCAGGACTCGCCCCTCATGCCGACGGCGGCGGCCTTCGAGTCCGTCACCGACGAGCTGACCTTCGTCTTCGGCCCGCTGCTCGCCACCGCTCTGTGCACCGCCCTCGACCCGGCCGCCGGCCTGGTCACCGAGGCCGCGCTGACCCTTCTCGGCGGCCTCCTGTTCGCGGCGCAGAAGAGCACTCAGCCGCCGGTGGCCGGCGACAACGCGCTCAGCGGACGGCACGCGCGCGGGGAACGTGTTTCGGCACTGGGCATCCCCGGGGTACGCGTCCTGATCGTCGCCTTCCTGGGTATCGGGGCCGTCTTCGGCGGGATGCAGGTCTCGCTCGCCGCGTTCAGCGAGTCCACCGGCAACCCCGGCCTGAACGGCGTCCTTTACGGGGTCTTCGCCGCCGGCAACATGCTTTCCGGCCTGGTCTGCGGAGCCGTCGCCTGGCGCATGGCCCCGCAGCGGCGCCTGGTCGCCGGGTACACGGCCCTCGCGGTCACCGCCTCCGGCCTGTGGACGGCGGAGTCCGCGCTGACGCTGGCCGGGCTGGGCCTGCTGGTCGGCATGTGTATTGCGCCCGCGCTGATCACCGGCTACACCCTGGTCGACAGTCTGGTCCCGGCGGGCGCCCGTACCGAGGCGTTCACCTGGCTGACCGGCGCGGTCGCCCTCGGCCAGGCGGCGGCCGTCACCGTCGCCGGTCAGCTGGAGGACCACCTCTGGGACGGCGCCGGGTTCCTGGTCCCCATGGGCGGCACCCTGCTGGCCCTCGCGACCCTCTTGTCCCTGCGTTCACGGCTCACGCCGGAGCCGGCGAACCGCCCGGCGAGCCGGACGCTCGCACGTGGCGTCGGTCACCGCGTGCCGGTGACAGTGGACTGATCCCCGGGAATACGTCACACTGGACCGTCGTTAGCACTCATCGAGTGAGAGTGCCAGGAGGAAGACAAAGTGCCGACCTACCAGTACCAGTGCACCGAGTGCGGCGAGGGCCTTGAAGCGGTCCAGAAGTTCACGGACGACGCCCTGACCGAGTGCCCCGCCTGCAACGGCCGCCTGAAGAAGGTGTTCTCCGCGGTCGGCATCGTCTTCAAGGGCTCCGGCTTCTACCGCAACGACAGCCGCGGCTCGTCGTCGAGCAGTGCGCCCGCGTCGAAGCCGTCGACGGCCTCTTCTTCGACGTCGTCCTCCTCGGACTCGTCGTCGAGTTCGTCGAGCTCCTCGTCGTCGGGCTCGTCCTCGTCGTCCAGCTCCTCGTCGGGCTCCAGCAGCTCGTCGAGCACCAGCTCGGCCGCGTAGCACCGCCTCTTCGCCCACTGGACCCTGTCGTCGCACGACGACGGGGCCTTCGGCGTTTCCGCGTGCTCGCGGGGTTTTCGGTGCGGGCTAGGGTGCGGGCATGGTGAATCAGGCGAATTCCGCGGGTGCCGAGATCGGTGTGATCGGTGGCTCCGGCTTCTACTCCTTCCTCGACGACGTGACCGAGATACAGGTCGACACACCGTACGGCTCCCCCAGTGACTCCCTGTTCTTCGGTGAGCTCGCCGGCCGCCGGGTCGCCTTCCTGCCCCGGCACGGACGCGGTCACCATCTGCCGCCGCACCGCATCAACTACCGCGCCAACCTCTGGGCGTTGCGTTCGGTCGGCGTACGCCAGGTGCTCGCCCCGTGCGCGGTGGGCGGGCTGCGGCCCGAGTACGGCCCGGGCACACTGCTCGTGCCGGACCAGCTGGTCGACCGTACGAAGTCCCGGGCGGGGACGTTCTTCGACGGGCTGCCACTGCCCGGCGGTGCCGTCCCGAACGTGGTGCACGTGTCTCTCGCCGACCCCTACTGCCCGGTCGGCCGCGCGGTCGCGCTGGAGGCGGCGCGTGGGCGTGACTGGACGCCGGTGGACGGCGGCACGCTGGCCGTGATCGAGGGGCCGCGGTTTTCGACCCGCGCCGAATCCCTCTGGTACCGGGCGCAGGGCTGGTCGGTGGTGGGCATGACGGGCCATCCCGAGGCGGCGCTGGCCCGTGAACTGGAGCTCTGCTACACGACGTTGGCCCTCGTCACCGACCTCGACGCGGGCGCGGAGACCGGCGAGGGCGTCTCCCACGAGGAGGTGCTCCAGGTGTTCGCGCAGAACGTGGACCGGATGCGGGGTGTGCTGTCCGACGCGGTGGCCGCGCTGCCGGCGGGCGAGACACGGGACTGCCTGTGCACGAAGGCGCTGGGCGGGATGGATCCGGGCTTCGAACTGCCCTGACGACGGGGCGGGACACGAGGTCGGCGGGGCCAAACCTCCCGTTCGGGTGAGCGAGTTGTCCACAACCGGCGAGTAGTACACAGGCCTCGGCACGGTTCGCCGAGAAGCCTCATCGTGGGAGCGCAAGCAGATCCCTCGTCACAGGTGGTGGTCCCCGTGTCCTACGTACGCACCGTGCCTTCCGCACATTCCGCACCCGCTGCGCCCTCCGCGCCCATCGCGCATCCCGTACGTTCCGTGCGATCCGTCCCGCTCGTCCCCGCGCCCTGCGAGGTGCCGCACTTCGCCCCCGTGCGGGTGCGCGGCGGGCGGTATCAACTGCGGCGCCTGGTACGGCACCGGAGGCGGGTGCTCGCCCTCGGCCTCGCCGTCACGGCGGCGGCGATCGTCGCGGCGGGCCCACGCGAGACGACGGGGCCACCGCCCGATGTCGGCCGGGTCCGGGGTCACCCCGTGGCGGATCCCGTACGGGCACGCCCGGCGGTGGAGATGGTGACAGCGCCGGTCCGGATCGCCGACGCGGCCACGGTCCGGTTGCTGCGGCCCGGTGACCGGGTCGACGTCATCGCGGCCGAGGACTCTCCGACGGGCACCGCCGCCAGGGTGGTCGCGCGCCGGGCACGGGTGACGCAGGTGCCGCAGGCCCCGACGCCGCAGGACAGCGTGGCCGAGGGCGGGGCGCTGGTCGTGCTCTCGGTGCCGCACGCCACGGCGTCCCGGCTGGCCGGCGCGGGCGCGACAGCGCGGTTGGCGGTGACCCTGTGGTGAGCCGACGCGTGATCTTTTCGAACCGTCCGCTGTCAAGTCCCTCGTCGGGGTTACCCAATTGGACAGGCCTGCCGGGCGTTGACGTAGGTTGCGGAGCTGTTTGTTCCACCATTTGCGTGTACGACGTGTACGAGGAGAGGCCCCGCGGTGAGCGAGAAGAAGAAACCGAGCGTCTGGGACGGCTTCAAAGCCTTCCTGACGCGCGGCAACGTCGTCGATCTGGCGGTAGCGGTGGTCATCGGTACCGCGTTCACCAACATCGTCAACTCGGTGGTCAAGGGCGTCATCAACCCCCTGGTGGGGGCATTCGGGACCAAGAACCTGGACAACTACAGCTCCTGCATCAAGGACCCCTGCACCGGCACCGGCGACACCGCGACCGGCATCCGGATCATGTGGGGCTCGGTCCTGGGCTCCACGCTCACCTTCCTGATCACCGCGGCCGTCGTCTACTTCCTGATGGTCCTGCCGATGGCGAAGTACCTGGCCAGGGTGTCCGCACGCCAGAAGGCGAAGGAAGGCGCGCAGGAGGTCATCGAGGTGAGCGAGCTGGAGGTCCTCAAGGAGATCCGCGACGCCCTGGTGGCCCAGCGGGGCACCGGACACAACGAGCGGTAAGAGACGGCCTGGTTCGGCGGGTTCAGAGGTGGTGGGGCGGCTTCTCGTCGAGGAAGCGCTTCAGGTCGGCCGCACTGTCGCCGCTGTCGCCGCCGTCGCCCGGGCGCTCGCCCCACCCCCGGTCGGTGTCGTCCGACGACTGCTGGTCCAGTGGGTCGTCGAAGATCAGCGCGGGCTTCGGCTCGCGCGGTCCGGGGGCGGCGGGGCTGCTCATGACTCCAGGGTACGTCCCGCCTGCCGGGCCCTGTCCGGGCCGTGGGGAGTCCGCCGGATCACGATCACGCTCCGGCACCGGCCTTCGGCCTGCGAGCGGTGGCTCATTGCCGTTTCATTATGACGTCGATTTCTTCCTCGAACTCGACGCTGACGACACCTTGGTCGATACCTACACCGTACACAGAGTGACCGCACGTACGTGCGACAAGGTGCATCACGTCTTCTTCGACCTCTGCTTCTTGACATCCTCCCCCGTCCTCAAAAGAAAAGAGGGGGATTCCAACCCAGATGGGTTGAGGTTCACGGACGCTCGAAGGGCTGGTGGCCCTTGTCGTCCCTCCGACACCGGCAGTGTGCCGGGGGCGGGGGATCCCGCCCTGTCCTGCCGCGACGTTGTTTGCTGCGTTCTCGTCGGCGTTGCAGGTGAACCCGCAGGACACACAGACGAAGTCGGCTTGGCTCTTGCGCGACTTCTTCTCGATCCATCCGCAGGCACTGCACCGCATAGAGGTGAAGGGGGCAGGTACATCCTCGACCCGTCCAGGGGCCTTGTGCTCGGTGCGCCGACGGAGCAAGCCCCAGCCCTGGGCCAGGATTGCCCGGTTCAGCCCGGCCTTCTGCCTGACCTGCTTCCCAGGCTGCTCGACCGTCCCCTTTGCTGAGGCGGTCATGTTCGCGATGTTCAGCTTCTCGAACCGCACCAGGTCATAGTCACGGGCGAGCATCGTGCTGGTCTTCTCACACCAGTCCTTACGCCGGTCGACTTCACGTGCCCTGAGCCTGGCGACCATGGCGTACCCAGCGGTTTTGGCCTCACTGCCCTTCGGAGCGCGGGCCGCACGGCGCTGGTGCTTCCGGATCTGGGCACGTTCCCTGACGGTCAACTGCGGACAGTTCAGCTTCCGTCCGTCCGAGAGAGCCGCGGTGATTCTCACGCCCCGATCAATGCCGATGACCTCACCCGTGCCCGGCGCGTCGACCGGCGCGGGCACGACCGCGAACGCCACATGCCATTGCCCGTTGCGGAAGGTGACGCGGAACGTCTTCGCCTCCGGCAGCTTGCGCCGGGTGAGCCGGAAGCGCACCCATCCGCAGCCGGGCACCTTGACTTGCGCCCACGTGCGGTTGAGCTTACGCACCACGACCAAGCGGCCCATCACCTGCTTGCCCCTGGCGTTCAGCTTGGGCGACCCGTCCGGCGCGAACTCCGGCACCCGGTCAGTGCCAATGACCCGGAAGCCCTCGTGTACGTGCTTCCTGCGCCATCTAGGCTCACCGAAGCCGGAGGCGAACCTGGCGTTCTTGGCCCTGGCGAAGTCCTTCAGGGCCTGCTGCTGCACATCCGCGTTCCCGGCCGCCAACCATGCGTTGTCGCGCCGGGCTTCGGTGAGCTGACGGCACTGCTCGGCAAAACCGGGCGCGACCCTACGACCCTTGTACCAGTGCGCGTGCTGCTCGACAGCGAGGTTCCACACGTACCGGGCGTGCGCACAGTGGTCGAGCATGATGCCCGACTGCTCGCTCGTCGGGTACATCCGAAACCGGGACATGCCGTGAATCTAGCCAACACATTCCCTGATCGGGCAGGCAATCGATCAACATCACCTGTGTGAGTGACCGCTCCCGGTTACCAATCCGGCAGAAGACCGGCTCCAGGGCCCTCAACTCCGAGACCCTGTACGTCTGCTTGAGATCGGCCACAGCGCCGTCACTGTCGCCACACCGGATTGCCCTGGCAGTGTTCCGGCTAAGCTGCCCCGCCACTCAGAAGCGGGCGTTCGCCTCGGGATTGAAGGACCGGGCACCCTGCCTGAAGGCAAGGTGTCGGCGCTCGCGGTGGCGACCGGGGTGACGCTGACCGCCCGGACAGCAGCCGGGGAGCGCCGGGCGGGAGACGCGGAAGCGACGAAGGAAGGCTGAGGAGGCGGAAGAAGGGGTCGCTGGACAACACTGGGCGTCATGACAGTTGACGCTCTGACAGATGTCGCCGGCCTGCGGGTGGGGCACGCGACCCGTACCGGTGACGGGTGGCTCACCGGGACGACGGTCGTGCTCGCACCGGAGGGTGGAGCCGTGGCGGCTGTGGACGTGCGGGGCGGCGGACCCGGCACCAAGGAGACGGACGCTCTGGATCCGCGAAACGTGGTGCGGACCGTCGAGGCGGTGGTGCTGACGGGCGGCAGTGCGTACGGGCTGGACTCGGCGTCGGGAGTGATGGCGTGGCTGGAGGAGCGGGGTCGCGGGGTGCGGGTCGGGCCCGGTCCCGGGCACGTCGTGCCGGTGGTGCCCGCCGCCTGCGTCTTCGACCTGGGCCGGGGAGGCGACTTCCGGGCCCGGCCGGACGCGGCCACCGGTCGGGCAGCCGTCGAGGCGGCCGCCACGAGCGAACCCGGCGCGCCCGTCCCGGAGGGGTGCGTGGGCGCCGGTACGGGGGCCGTGGTCGGGCATCTCAAGGGCGGGGTCGGCACCGCGAGCGCTGTCCTCCCCTCAGGGATCACGGTGGCGGCGCTGGTGGTGTCCAACGCGGCGGGGTTCTCGGTGGATCCGGAAACGGGGGTGCTGTACGGGGAGTTGTTCGAGGGGCGGCGGGTCGAGTACCCGGCGGCCGGTGTGCACGAGGCGGCGCGGCGGCGGCTGGCCGAGGTCGCCGCGCAGGCTCCTCTTCCGCCGCTGAACACCACGCTGGCGGTGGTCGCGACCGACGCGGCACTGTCGAAGGCGCAGGCGCAGAAGGTGGCCGGCACGGCGCATGACGGCATCGCGCGGGCCGTACGGCCGGTGCATCTGCTCACCGACGGGGACACCGTATTCACGTTGGCGACGGGGGCACGTCCGTTGGCCGAGGACAACCCGCTAGCGCTGAACGAGATCCTGGAGGCGGGTGCGGATCTTGTGACGCGGGCGATCGTCCGGGCGGTGCGGGCGGCGGAGTCGGTGGCGGGGCCGGGTGGGGCGTGGCCGTCGTACAGGGAGTTGTACGGGGAGCTGCCTGGGTGCTGTCCGGGGACTCCAGGGGAGCCGGGGACGCCGACGCCGAGGGGCGGTAACTCCGGCCGCTTTCTTCTCGGTTGAGGTGTGATTGTCGCGGTTCTGTCACGTGATGGGCGTGAACATGATCGGCGGGAACCCGGGCCTGGGGTGATCCCCTCTTTCCTCACGCAGCGGAACGGATCACCCACATCACACAAAACTGGAGCAGCCCGTGACAACGCCGAACACAACAGCTCGGCGCGCACTGGGGGCATGTGCCGTCCTGATGGTCGGCGCCCTGAGCCTCACCGCGTGCGGTGGCAACAACAGCGGAGACAACGACGGCAAGGGGGGCAAGGGCGGTAGTGGCAGCGGCAAGGGCAGCAACTCCGTCGCGACGTCGGCCGTGCGGATCGCCATCTCCGCGAAGGACGGTTCGGCGGGCGCGTCGGTCAACACGACCGGTGTGAAGGTCAGCGGCGGCACGCTGACCGACGTGCGGATGACCGTCGCGGAGACGGGGGCGGCCGTGGCGGGGGCGGTCTCCGCGGACGGGCGCAGCTGGCAGCCGGCGCGGCAGTTGGAACGTGGGACGCGGTACCGAATAGCGGCGACCGCGAAGGACGCCGACGGGCGGACCCAGGCCGCCGACTCGACCTTCACGACGGTTTCCAAGGCGAACAGCTTCATCGGGACGTACACACCGGACAACGGGACGACGGTGGGGGTGGGGATGCCGGTCTCGTTCACCTTCGACAAGGCCATCAGCGACCAGGCGGCCGTGCGGTCGCACATCACGGTGACGTCGAGCAGCGGGCAGGAGGTGGTGGGGCACTGGTTCGGGGCGCAGCGGCTCGACTTCCGTCCCGAGGAGTACTGGAAGGCCGGCTCCAAGGTCACGATGAAGATCGACCTGGACGGGGTGAAGGGCGCCAACGGCGCGGTCGGGGTGCAGAAGAAGACCGTGAGCTTCACGATCGGGCGCTCGCAGGTGTCCACGGTCGACGTCAACACGCAGACCATGACGGTCGTACGGGACGGGCAGACCGTCAAGAGCATCCCGATCTCGGCCGGCGCCCCGGAGTTCACCACGTACAACGGGCAGATGGTGATCTCCGAGAAGCTGCGGGAGACGCGGATGGACAGCCGGACGGTCGATCTGGCCAACGCGTACGACATCAAGGACGTACCGAACGCGATGCGGTTGACCACCTCCGGGACCTTCGTCCACGGCAACTACTGGTACAAGAAGAGCAACCCGCCCTTCGGGCGCACGGGCATGAGCCACGGCTGTGTGGGGCTGCGGGACGAGCAGGGGGGTCAGGGGGACACGCCCGCCAAGTGGTTCTTCGACCACTCGTCGATCGGTGACGTCGTCATCGTCAAGAACTCCGCCGACAAGCAGGTCGCGCCGGACAACGGTCTCAACGGCTGGAACATGTCGTGGAGCGAGTGGACCGCGGCGAGCGATGCCTGAGGGACGCTGAAGTTCGGTAGCGTCTGAAGTGCCGCCGGAGCAGGGCGCGTTGGACGGATCATTTGATGGTTTTCGGGGCCGTGCGGGAACTTTTCGTGCGGCCCCGGCGTCTTCAGGACGTACGTTTTCTCGGTTCCCGGACATGATGTCCGACCGAGGAGCTACGGTATGCACCCACAAGGTGACATGCAGCAACGCCGGGAGAAGCCTTGAGCGTTCCGTACGAGACGGCAGCGTACGAACCACCCGAGTCGCCCGAGTCTCCGGAG is a window of Streptomyces sp. B21-083 DNA encoding:
- a CDS encoding penicillin acylase family protein translates to MPPTTTSSSGHKPGKSGRKKGRKARLFVIVLVLAIIGGVAYGAYWSVSTVRASFPQTKGSITLEGLSGPVDVKRDSYGIPQIYASSDADLFMAQGYVQAQDRFYEMDVRRHMTSGRLSEMFGKGQVKNDEFLRTLGWDRVAKEEYDKTLSAATKKYLQAYAKGVNAYLKGKDGADISLEYAALGFENDYRPQEWTPVDSVAWLKAMAWDLRGNMQDEIDRALLTSRLGPKQIADLYPEYPYSRNKPIVQEGAYDAATQTYVQGGSGTSTQSGSSGTSGTSSVDSAAFQSQLEGLYRVLDDVPTAVGVNGNGIGSNSWVVSGDHTITGKPLLANDPHLSPALPSVWYQMGLHCRSVSAKCQFDVSGYTFAGMPGVIIGHNGDIAWGMTNSGADVTDLYLEKLSGDGYLYDGKTKPFTTREETIKVAGGSSKEIVVRETENGPLLSDRDDELVQVGKKATVDTAAPDRGDGYGIALRWTALDPGNSMDAVFLIDKASNWTEFRAGAASFDVPSQNLVYADTAGNIGYQMPGRIPTRAAGDDGSLPVPGWDSKYRWRGYLKQAELPFEFNPERGYIVTANQAVVDKAKYPYTLTTDWGYGTRSQRIADLIASKIKGGGKISTDDMRQMQLDNSSEIAKLLVPKLLAIDVDDKSVREAQKLLVGWDYTQDADSAAAAYFNSVWRNILKLAFGNKLPKEVRVKGQCLYVRPVNNTGPADADQPVLECGQRDADQAQPDGGDRWFEVVRKIINDQGNDWWSSPKTRTQPAVTNRDQLFARAMSDARWELTAKLGKDIDTWSWGRLHRLFLKNQTLGTEGPSFVQYILNRGPWNLGGGEATVNATGWNAAGGYGVVWVPSMRMVVNLGDLDKSKWINLTGASGHAFSDHYTDQTGKWVKGELLDWSFTDKAVDDSTSDTLLLKPS
- a CDS encoding potassium/proton antiporter, whose amino-acid sequence is MSDVRDPRACSARAREGNGPLNVHDLNQLLLVCSLVLLIAVAAVRISSRSGLPSLLVYLGIGIAMGQDGIGDIHFDNAELTQVIGYAALVVILAEGGLGTKWKEIKPALPAASALALAGVAVSVGITATAAHYLVGLEWRQAFIIGAVVSSTDAAAVFSVLRKIPLPARVTGTLEAESGFNDAPVVILVVSLSTAGPVEHWYKLLGVIVMELAIGAAIGIAVGWLGSWGLRHVALPASGLYPIAVMAIAVTGYAAGAMAHGSGFLAVYLAAMVLGNAKLPHWPATRGFADGLGWIAQIGMFVLLGLQVTPHEMGDDIWPALVIGLALTMVARPLSVIVSLTPFRVPWQEQTLMSWAGLRGAVPIILATIPMVSGIEDSRRIFNIVFVLVVVYTLVQGPTLPWLARQLHLGKGSEADDLGIESAPLERLHGHLLSVAIPDGSKMHGVEVGELRLPPGAGVTLVVRDEKSFVPLPTTILHRGDELLVVTTDPVRDATERRLRAVGQGGKLAQWLGTGGNGAEA
- a CDS encoding MFS transporter, which produces MASTVTYGQLLRTPGAWTFLLPGFAARQPFAMLTISIVLLVQHTTGSYGTAGAVAAVTGVSMALCAPYGGRLADRHGQRTVLVPGVVLHTLSGLTLTTLALTGAPLWTLFSAAALTGATTPQIGPMVRARWAAKLQDSPLMPTAAAFESVTDELTFVFGPLLATALCTALDPAAGLVTEAALTLLGGLLFAAQKSTQPPVAGDNALSGRHARGERVSALGIPGVRVLIVAFLGIGAVFGGMQVSLAAFSESTGNPGLNGVLYGVFAAGNMLSGLVCGAVAWRMAPQRRLVAGYTALAVTASGLWTAESALTLAGLGLLVGMCIAPALITGYTLVDSLVPAGARTEAFTWLTGAVALGQAAAVTVAGQLEDHLWDGAGFLVPMGGTLLALATLLSLRSRLTPEPANRPASRTLARGVGHRVPVTVD
- a CDS encoding FmdB family zinc ribbon protein, producing MPTYQYQCTECGEGLEAVQKFTDDALTECPACNGRLKKVFSAVGIVFKGSGFYRNDSRGSSSSSAPASKPSTASSSTSSSSDSSSSSSSSSSSGSSSSSSSSSGSSSSSSTSSAA
- a CDS encoding S-methyl-5'-thioadenosine phosphorylase, whose product is MVNQANSAGAEIGVIGGSGFYSFLDDVTEIQVDTPYGSPSDSLFFGELAGRRVAFLPRHGRGHHLPPHRINYRANLWALRSVGVRQVLAPCAVGGLRPEYGPGTLLVPDQLVDRTKSRAGTFFDGLPLPGGAVPNVVHVSLADPYCPVGRAVALEAARGRDWTPVDGGTLAVIEGPRFSTRAESLWYRAQGWSVVGMTGHPEAALARELELCYTTLALVTDLDAGAETGEGVSHEEVLQVFAQNVDRMRGVLSDAVAALPAGETRDCLCTKALGGMDPGFELP
- a CDS encoding RcpC/CpaB family pilus assembly protein, with the translated sequence MRSVPLVPAPCEVPHFAPVRVRGGRYQLRRLVRHRRRVLALGLAVTAAAIVAAGPRETTGPPPDVGRVRGHPVADPVRARPAVEMVTAPVRIADAATVRLLRPGDRVDVIAAEDSPTGTAARVVARRARVTQVPQAPTPQDSVAEGGALVVLSVPHATASRLAGAGATARLAVTLW
- the mscL gene encoding large conductance mechanosensitive channel protein MscL; the encoded protein is MSEKKKPSVWDGFKAFLTRGNVVDLAVAVVIGTAFTNIVNSVVKGVINPLVGAFGTKNLDNYSSCIKDPCTGTGDTATGIRIMWGSVLGSTLTFLITAAVVYFLMVLPMAKYLARVSARQKAKEGAQEVIEVSELEVLKEIRDALVAQRGTGHNER